The following are from one region of the Acidobacteriota bacterium genome:
- the ald gene encoding alanine dehydrogenase has protein sequence MKIGIPTEIKDHEYRVGMIPAGVHALVEDGHDVMVQVGAGNGSGFEDQEYIEAGGTMVASAEEVWSRSEMIIKVKEPVAEEYDRMQREQILFTYLHLAPLPELTDALLEGRVTGIAYETITDRSGGLPLLTPMSEVAGRMSVLAGASFLQKPYGGRGTLLPGVPGVPPGDVVIIGGGIVGLNAAKMALGLGARVTVLEASLDRARFLDNIFRGDVTTLASNPHNLMSALGRADLLIGAVLIPGRAAPKLVTRQMLSLMKRGSVVVDVAVDQGGCFETTHPTTHSDPVFEVDGVVHYCVANMPGAVPRTSTIALNNATLPYARALATRGVEASIESDPGLAEGVNTFRGHITCLPVAESQGRPFQSLPELLT, from the coding sequence TTGAAGATCGGGATACCGACAGAGATCAAGGATCACGAGTACCGCGTCGGAATGATTCCGGCGGGAGTTCACGCGCTGGTCGAGGACGGCCACGACGTGATGGTGCAGGTGGGAGCCGGGAACGGCAGCGGCTTCGAGGACCAGGAGTACATCGAAGCCGGCGGCACGATGGTGGCTTCGGCGGAAGAGGTGTGGTCCCGGTCGGAGATGATCATCAAAGTCAAGGAGCCGGTAGCCGAAGAGTACGATCGCATGCAGCGGGAGCAGATCCTCTTCACCTACCTCCACCTCGCGCCGCTGCCGGAACTGACCGATGCCCTTCTCGAGGGCAGGGTTACGGGCATCGCTTACGAGACCATTACCGACCGCAGCGGCGGCCTGCCGCTCTTGACCCCGATGTCCGAGGTCGCCGGCCGCATGTCCGTTCTGGCCGGGGCGAGCTTTCTGCAGAAGCCTTACGGCGGCCGCGGCACCCTGCTGCCCGGTGTGCCCGGCGTGCCGCCCGGTGACGTGGTGATCATCGGCGGCGGCATCGTCGGTCTGAATGCCGCCAAGATGGCCTTGGGCCTGGGCGCGCGGGTGACGGTGCTCGAAGCCAGCCTCGACCGAGCCCGCTTCCTCGACAACATCTTCCGCGGCGACGTCACCACCCTGGCGAGCAACCCGCATAATCTGATGTCCGCCCTCGGCCGGGCGGATCTCCTGATCGGCGCGGTACTGATCCCCGGCCGGGCGGCCCCCAAGCTGGTGACCCGCCAGATGCTCTCGCTGATGAAGAGAGGATCCGTGGTGGTGGACGTCGCCGTCGACCAGGGCGGATGCTTTGAAACCACCCATCCGACCACCCACTCGGATCCGGTGTTCGAAGTCGATGGCGTGGTGCACTACTGCGTCGCCAACATGCCCGGCGCGGTGCCCCGCACCTCCACCATCGCGCTGAACAACGCCACCTTGCCCTATGCCCGCGCCCTCGCGACGCGCGGCGTCGAAGCCTCCATCGAGAGCGATCCGGGACTCGCCGAAGGGGTGAACACCTTCCGCGGCCACATCACCTGCCTGCCGGTGGCGGAATCTCAAGGCCGTCCGTTTCAGTCCTTGCCCGAGCTACTGACGTAG
- the lspA gene encoding signal peptidase II, translating to MEGLRRKIPFLAITLLVVALDRWTKKWIEGDFTLGESREVIAGFFDLVYRKNTGAAFGLFARPEAGETSWLLIAIGMLALVAVAVYFVVASPEATALLTALALVLGGAIGNLIDRLAQGAVTDFLEFYVGTYYWPAFNVADSAITVGIVLLAIDSFRSRDQ from the coding sequence ATGGAAGGACTGCGCCGCAAAATCCCGTTCTTGGCCATCACCCTGTTGGTTGTCGCCCTCGATCGCTGGACCAAGAAGTGGATCGAAGGTGATTTCACCCTCGGCGAATCCCGCGAGGTGATCGCCGGCTTCTTCGACCTGGTCTACCGCAAGAACACCGGCGCCGCCTTCGGCCTCTTTGCGCGTCCCGAAGCCGGCGAAACGTCGTGGTTGTTGATCGCGATCGGAATGCTGGCGCTGGTCGCCGTGGCCGTCTACTTTGTGGTGGCCTCGCCTGAGGCGACGGCTCTCCTCACGGCCCTCGCGCTGGTCCTGGGTGGTGCCATCGGCAACCTGATCGACCGCCTGGCGCAGGGAGCCGTGACGGATTTCCTGGAGTTCTACGTCGGCACCTACTATTGGCCGGCTTTCAATGTGGCGGACAGCGCGATCACCGTCGGCATTGTGCTGTTGGCAATCGATTCCTTCCGTTCTCGTGACCAGTAA
- a CDS encoding polymer-forming cytoskeletal protein has protein sequence MSIFRRDQDPSPRETTPPAKPASRSTENSSASRRTATGPAAHSPSAITLIAPGTRISGEIGGGTRVQVEGTLKGEIQVDAEVLVGASGQVQGNVSARSVQVAGQVKGNVSGLERVEVLASGKVEGDLAAPRVIISEGAFFKGSVEMGTQAGAAAGESTAKGRAS, from the coding sequence ATGTCGATCTTCCGCCGCGACCAGGATCCATCCCCTAGAGAGACCACGCCTCCGGCGAAGCCGGCCAGCCGCTCAACCGAGAATTCGTCCGCTAGCCGGCGGACAGCGACCGGCCCGGCCGCCCACAGCCCTTCGGCAATCACCCTGATCGCGCCGGGAACCCGGATCTCCGGCGAGATCGGGGGCGGCACTCGGGTGCAGGTGGAAGGCACCCTGAAGGGAGAAATCCAAGTCGACGCGGAAGTGCTGGTCGGCGCCAGCGGTCAAGTGCAAGGCAACGTCTCGGCCCGTTCGGTGCAGGTGGCCGGCCAGGTCAAAGGCAACGTGTCCGGCCTCGAACGGGTGGAGGTCCTCGCCTCCGGCAAGGTCGAAGGCGACCTGGCGGCGCCGCGGGTGATCATTTCGGAGGGTGCCTTCTTCAAAGGAAGTGTGGAGATGGGGACTCAGGCCGGCGCCGCGGCGGGGGAGTCCACGGCGAAAGGGAGAGCGTCTTGA
- a CDS encoding efflux RND transporter permease subunit, with amino-acid sequence MSSEDRSKTVGPRGAIAWFTGNPVAANLLMALVIALGFASAQGLPRESFPGFPPHLITIEVGFPSGAPEVSEEGVVLPLERSLRGTPGIQRISSVARADGVTMTIEKASGVDLDLLLADVKARVDAVPNLPLRAERPILEKQRTDDRVIRAQVSGEVDHGVLERIAHDLWRDLLAHPDIDRVDRVGNLSPEVHVEVDDDSLAEYGLTLEDMATAIDRESLIDLSGRLRSPEGDLSLRAARRANWAGEVARLMVRTHADGSLLTVGDIATVSASYGDAPRRFMRFDGQPSIGLQVFKDAATSTDRVSQAVHEVIERWYESGRLPRGVDLDTWHDRSEQISSRIGLLRGNALVGMALVFAVLALTLDRRIAFWVAMGLPVAFGGAFLVMRGFGLSLNDLTTFGMIVALGIVVDDAVVVGESIHTYKLREGNSLASAVRGVHKVAVPTIFGVLTTVAAFSVLGLVKGDFGLVFTQFALVTAGCLLFSVVESKFVLPAHLAHLRLGDPPRSAPGRLFAALQRAVSRFFDRLGDGYRALLSRALRRRYLSLLIILLVTAGSLGLVAAGFVRSTFFPDIPGELVTATLTMEETAGHGLTARNLTHLERSLERVAQRLGREGGVENLLAAVQTHMTGDRSGEVLVELSAGKLGVTPKEVADAWRTETGALEGAKTIIFSAAFDAFPPISLEISAPDEASLRAAHLAIVDHLQATPGVQDLRDNLAPGRSELSLELTPQGRALGLRTAELSDQLQRAFLGYEVQRFQRGNEEVRVRVRYPATDRRDAQDLTQSRIRLPSGEAVPLSLVADAHHRPAPPEITRVDGQRVGILDAFVDRDRTSPEAAMVSLEEALLPDLRRRFPGLTIEQRGELAEIAETSASIAWTLLLALAAIFALIAIPLRSYSQPILIMAVIPFGVLGAIFGHWLHGLPMSILSFFGLLALSGIVVNDSLLLVATFNAKRRAGQKDLDAWLSAGSDRLRAICLTSVTTFAGLAPLILETSEHAQYLIPAAVSIAYGILAATAITLVVLPLSQMIFEDLRRALGGRRSGNPETKAGAQVGESLGVL; translated from the coding sequence ATGTCCTCAGAAGACCGGTCCAAAACCGTGGGACCGCGAGGTGCCATCGCCTGGTTCACGGGCAATCCGGTGGCCGCAAACCTGCTCATGGCCCTCGTGATCGCGCTGGGCTTCGCCAGCGCCCAGGGTCTTCCGCGAGAGTCCTTCCCCGGGTTTCCCCCCCACCTGATCACCATCGAGGTGGGCTTTCCGAGTGGCGCCCCGGAGGTCTCCGAGGAGGGTGTGGTCTTGCCGTTGGAGCGGAGCCTGCGTGGCACACCGGGTATCCAGAGAATCTCTTCCGTGGCCCGGGCCGACGGCGTCACGATGACCATCGAGAAGGCTTCGGGTGTGGATCTCGACCTCCTACTCGCCGACGTCAAGGCCCGGGTCGACGCCGTACCGAACTTGCCGCTCCGCGCCGAGCGGCCGATCCTCGAGAAGCAGCGGACCGACGACCGGGTGATTCGGGCACAGGTCTCCGGCGAGGTCGACCATGGGGTGCTCGAGCGCATCGCCCATGATCTGTGGCGGGACCTTCTGGCCCATCCCGACATCGACCGGGTGGATCGCGTCGGCAACCTCTCTCCGGAAGTGCACGTGGAGGTCGACGATGATTCCCTCGCCGAGTACGGCCTGACTCTCGAGGACATGGCGACAGCCATCGACCGGGAGTCACTCATCGACCTGAGCGGTAGGCTGAGGAGCCCTGAGGGTGACCTCAGTCTGCGCGCGGCGCGCCGTGCCAACTGGGCCGGCGAGGTGGCCCGATTGATGGTCCGCACGCATGCCGACGGCAGCCTCTTGACCGTCGGCGACATCGCGACGGTGAGCGCCTCCTACGGGGATGCGCCGAGGCGTTTCATGCGCTTTGACGGCCAGCCTTCGATCGGCCTGCAGGTCTTCAAGGATGCGGCCACCAGCACCGACCGTGTGAGCCAAGCCGTCCACGAGGTGATCGAGCGCTGGTATGAGAGCGGCCGCCTGCCACGAGGTGTCGACCTCGACACCTGGCATGACCGCAGCGAGCAGATTTCTTCCCGCATTGGCCTGCTTCGAGGCAATGCCCTCGTCGGCATGGCGCTGGTCTTTGCGGTGCTCGCGCTGACGCTCGATCGGCGCATCGCGTTCTGGGTAGCCATGGGGCTGCCGGTGGCGTTCGGCGGAGCTTTCCTGGTGATGCGCGGCTTCGGCCTTTCCCTGAACGACCTCACCACCTTCGGCATGATCGTCGCCCTCGGAATCGTGGTGGACGACGCTGTGGTGGTGGGCGAGAGCATCCACACCTACAAGCTACGAGAGGGCAACTCTCTGGCGAGCGCCGTGCGTGGTGTCCACAAAGTGGCGGTACCCACCATTTTCGGCGTGCTGACGACCGTTGCAGCCTTCTCGGTGCTCGGTCTGGTGAAGGGCGACTTCGGCCTCGTCTTCACCCAGTTCGCTCTGGTGACGGCGGGATGCTTGCTCTTTTCGGTCGTAGAATCGAAGTTCGTCCTGCCGGCCCATCTGGCGCATCTGCGGCTGGGTGACCCGCCGCGTTCTGCCCCCGGGCGCTTGTTCGCCGCATTGCAGCGCGCGGTCAGCCGCTTCTTCGACCGCCTTGGCGACGGGTATCGGGCCTTGCTCTCCCGGGCCTTGCGGCGGCGATACCTCAGCCTCCTGATCATCCTGCTCGTCACCGCCGGATCCCTAGGCTTGGTGGCGGCGGGATTCGTGCGGTCGACCTTCTTTCCGGACATCCCCGGTGAGTTGGTCACCGCAACCCTCACCATGGAGGAGACCGCCGGTCATGGGCTCACCGCAAGGAACCTCACACACCTTGAGCGCTCGCTCGAGCGTGTGGCGCAGCGCTTGGGTCGCGAGGGCGGTGTCGAGAACCTGCTGGCGGCTGTGCAGACCCATATGACCGGCGACCGTAGTGGAGAAGTTCTGGTGGAGCTCTCGGCAGGAAAGCTCGGCGTCACGCCGAAGGAAGTCGCCGACGCTTGGCGTACCGAGACCGGTGCCCTCGAAGGCGCCAAGACCATCATCTTTTCCGCGGCCTTCGACGCGTTTCCTCCGATCAGCCTGGAAATCAGCGCGCCGGACGAGGCGTCCCTACGCGCGGCACACCTGGCGATCGTCGACCATCTGCAGGCCACGCCCGGCGTGCAGGATCTGCGGGACAACCTGGCCCCTGGACGCTCCGAGCTGAGCCTCGAGCTCACCCCACAAGGGCGAGCCCTCGGGCTCCGCACCGCGGAGCTCTCGGACCAACTGCAGCGCGCCTTCCTCGGCTACGAAGTGCAGCGTTTCCAGCGCGGCAACGAAGAAGTCCGCGTCCGCGTGCGCTACCCGGCGACGGACCGTCGGGATGCACAGGACCTCACCCAGAGCCGCATTCGATTGCCTTCCGGTGAGGCCGTGCCACTCTCTCTGGTGGCGGATGCCCACCACCGACCGGCGCCGCCCGAGATCACTCGAGTCGACGGCCAGCGGGTCGGCATTCTGGACGCCTTCGTCGACCGAGACCGCACGTCACCGGAGGCGGCCATGGTTTCCCTTGAGGAGGCGTTGCTGCCCGACCTGCGGCGTCGTTTCCCGGGCCTCACCATCGAGCAGCGCGGGGAGTTGGCGGAGATCGCCGAAACCAGTGCTTCCATCGCCTGGACGCTGCTGCTGGCCTTGGCGGCCATCTTCGCCCTGATCGCGATCCCCCTTCGATCGTATTCCCAACCCATCCTGATCATGGCGGTCATCCCCTTCGGGGTCCTGGGCGCCATCTTCGGCCATTGGTTGCACGGCTTGCCGATGAGCATTCTCTCGTTCTTCGGACTGCTGGCGCTTTCCGGCATCGTGGTCAACGACAGCCTGCTGCTCGTTGCCACCTTCAACGCGAAACGCAGGGCGGGCCAGAAGGACCTCGATGCCTGGCTGAGCGCTGGAAGCGATCGCTTGCGGGCGATCTGCCTGACGTCCGTTACCACCTTCGCCGGCCTGGCGCCGCTCATCTTAGAAACGTCGGAGCACGCCCAGTACCTCATCCCGGCGGCGGTTTCCATCGCCTATGGCATCCTCGCAGCCACCGCCATCACCCTGGTGGTGCTGCCGTTGTCTCAAATGATCTTCGAAGATCTGCGCAGAGCCCTCGGCGGTCGGCGCTCAGGGAATCCGGAGACGAAGGCAGGAGCGCAGGTCGGCGAATCATTGGGCGTACTTTGA
- a CDS encoding DUF6268 family outer membrane beta-barrel protein produces MKNIKHLTPVVFAMSILCAGSVHADKPSASFDLNLTSFADLEFTDSLATVDLQSAEVSLGFFDFTLSASVHDFTWSEAEDLSFANGAPVPWEQMKRVSLRHTSTRPINDRFFLLTSVGAGLGFEEESTDSHFADALAAVIWNRSSEWSFLFGVGYSWHSAVDVEFEAFPAIGLTYRGQAEKGFTASLGIPETSLRYRFSPRSSLGLGVGATTFVTRLADDSPVVSAGYSEFIQFDVGLTYEVRIRDRLSLEIGPTYGLEGELKIHDSEGILLSTHDLEPAAGGKFQLKLSF; encoded by the coding sequence ATGAAAAACATTAAACACCTCACCCCTGTCGTCTTCGCCATGTCCATCCTCTGCGCCGGCTCGGTGCACGCCGACAAGCCCAGCGCCTCTTTTGATCTCAACCTGACCTCGTTTGCCGACCTCGAATTCACCGACAGCCTCGCCACTGTGGATCTTCAGTCCGCCGAGGTTTCCCTAGGCTTCTTCGACTTCACCCTCTCGGCCTCGGTCCACGACTTCACCTGGAGCGAGGCGGAAGACCTCAGTTTCGCGAACGGCGCTCCGGTGCCCTGGGAGCAGATGAAAAGAGTCAGTTTGCGGCACACCTCCACTCGACCGATCAACGACCGGTTTTTCTTGCTGACGTCCGTAGGTGCCGGTCTCGGCTTCGAGGAGGAGTCGACCGACTCCCATTTCGCCGACGCCCTTGCGGCGGTGATCTGGAACCGTTCCTCGGAGTGGAGTTTTCTGTTCGGCGTCGGCTATTCCTGGCATTCGGCGGTCGATGTGGAGTTCGAGGCCTTTCCCGCCATCGGCCTCACCTACCGGGGCCAGGCAGAGAAAGGCTTCACCGCCAGCCTGGGCATTCCTGAAACCAGTCTGCGCTACCGTTTCTCGCCTCGTTCCTCTCTCGGTCTCGGGGTGGGCGCCACGACCTTCGTAACGCGCTTAGCAGATGACAGCCCAGTGGTTTCCGCGGGGTATTCCGAGTTCATTCAGTTCGACGTCGGACTGACCTACGAGGTCCGAATCCGGGACCGCTTATCTCTTGAGATCGGACCGACCTATGGCCTCGAAGGGGAGTTGAAGATCCACGACAGTGAGGGCATTCTGCTCAGCACCCACGACTTGGAACCCGCGGCGGGAGGCAAGTTCCAACTGAAGTTGTCGTTTTGA
- a CDS encoding TolC family protein gives MWRLLFVPLLTMGCVSTVELRPLDAESELRDTWTREPPETGETISSLAGLVEAPRLGALVQRALAGNPDLTETSLRLRESGVLLDVTRSRRLPEIETALSQSRGNSAVARSASSSTALGVTLSWEVDVWGRLANQVSEAEMRHRALEEDLRSARNSLAARTLQAGLSRVLRSRQLEVERRRAASLESTLEAVRERYRSGLGAVTDWDASRSELAASEAEIERLEEAVRSADRDLSLLLGDLGLEPGQLPQRLPEVGRPPAPMPAEVLSTRPDVAAALARLEAEGVAVQVARKTLLPSFRLGAGLDLSAPRPGDVLKSDPVWSVLGNLLAPLLDRRALNAEFQAAQLRAQAAVIAYRGVLLAAVVEVEEALGTEYALTHRIPHLETAMEHAERSRSSFEGQFVRGLADILDLLAAQRTAFDSELRLLEARFDLLRNRIELGLALGLEAVE, from the coding sequence ATGTGGCGGCTCCTCTTCGTGCCCCTGCTCACCATGGGGTGCGTTTCCACCGTCGAGCTTCGGCCGTTGGACGCAGAATCGGAATTGCGAGATACCTGGACTCGCGAGCCTCCCGAAACCGGCGAGACGATCTCTTCCCTGGCAGGGCTGGTGGAGGCTCCGCGTCTCGGCGCTCTCGTGCAGCGCGCCCTGGCAGGAAACCCCGACCTGACCGAGACCAGCCTTCGGCTGCGGGAGTCCGGCGTGCTCCTCGACGTGACACGGTCCCGTCGACTTCCCGAGATCGAGACCGCCTTGTCTCAGTCGCGAGGCAACAGCGCCGTCGCCCGCTCCGCTTCGTCCAGCACGGCCCTCGGCGTCACCCTGAGCTGGGAGGTCGACGTCTGGGGCCGCCTGGCGAACCAGGTGAGCGAAGCCGAGATGCGGCACCGAGCTCTCGAAGAGGATCTGCGATCAGCGCGCAATTCGCTGGCCGCGCGCACCCTGCAAGCGGGCCTCTCGAGGGTGCTGCGCAGCCGTCAGCTCGAGGTCGAGCGGCGCCGCGCCGCCTCGCTCGAATCCACCCTCGAGGCGGTGCGGGAGCGCTACCGCTCCGGTCTCGGCGCGGTCACGGACTGGGACGCCTCCCGATCCGAGCTGGCGGCTTCCGAGGCCGAGATCGAACGGCTGGAGGAAGCCGTTCGAAGTGCAGATCGAGACCTCAGTCTGCTGCTCGGCGATCTCGGCCTGGAGCCTGGGCAGCTACCGCAGCGGCTGCCCGAGGTGGGTCGGCCACCGGCTCCCATGCCTGCCGAAGTCTTGTCGACCCGCCCGGATGTCGCCGCTGCCCTCGCCCGACTGGAGGCAGAGGGCGTGGCGGTGCAGGTGGCGCGAAAGACCCTGCTGCCGAGCTTTCGCCTCGGTGCCGGCCTCGACCTGAGCGCTCCGCGGCCTGGCGATGTCCTCAAATCCGATCCGGTGTGGTCCGTGCTCGGCAACCTGCTGGCACCCCTGCTCGACCGGCGGGCTCTCAACGCCGAGTTCCAAGCGGCCCAGTTGCGGGCGCAGGCGGCGGTCATCGCCTATCGCGGCGTCCTGCTGGCCGCGGTGGTGGAGGTGGAGGAGGCCCTCGGCACCGAGTACGCCCTCACCCACCGGATCCCCCACCTCGAAACCGCTATGGAGCACGCCGAGCGGAGTCGCAGCAGCTTCGAAGGCCAGTTCGTCCGCGGACTCGCCGACATCCTCGACCTGTTGGCCGCCCAACGCACGGCCTTTGATTCGGAGCTGCGACTGCTCGAGGCTCGCTTCGACCTGCTCCGCAACCGCATCGAGCTCGGGCTGGCCCTCGGCCTGGAGGCCGTCGAATGA
- a CDS encoding efflux RND transporter periplasmic adaptor subunit, with protein sequence MRKTMVLLVLLAIIAVVILLRLVATRPAIGETLSPAADSAAAPVLSSPTVTVLPARRSSARPEIHARGEVHARFRTVVSAEVAGTLVSVSERAHSGRRVGKGDVLMTLDESRYLEAVASARADLEEARLLVEEEDLRARQAVADWRRIEAPGDPSRFLLRVPQKRSAELAVQAAEAALLEAERNLSRTAIRAPFDAAVVRRLAPLGSYVQPGTELIELDSSDSAELRLPLTPADWALLPPAAELIGQRWPVDLTTGGRQPSRWRGQVSRIERHVVTETRQRALVVTVSNPLEQDPPLYPGTFVRAFLLGRELPGVLDLPAHVVTDQNELWFVDTAGLLAKAAVDPQPAADGRILVPAPEAMEKDTLDVVAHPMASYLPGLPVTKEIANVAP encoded by the coding sequence ATGAGGAAGACAATGGTTCTCCTGGTCCTCCTTGCGATCATCGCCGTCGTCATCCTGCTCCGGCTGGTGGCGACTCGCCCCGCCATCGGCGAGACCCTCAGTCCGGCCGCCGATTCCGCGGCCGCACCGGTTCTTTCCTCCCCGACGGTGACCGTGCTCCCCGCACGCCGTTCCTCGGCCCGTCCCGAGATCCACGCCCGCGGTGAGGTCCACGCTCGCTTCCGCACGGTGGTCTCAGCCGAGGTGGCGGGGACCCTGGTCTCGGTCTCCGAGCGGGCGCATTCAGGCCGCCGCGTCGGCAAAGGCGATGTGTTGATGACCCTCGATGAGTCCCGCTACCTCGAGGCGGTGGCCAGCGCGCGGGCTGACCTCGAAGAGGCAAGGCTGCTGGTAGAGGAAGAGGATCTCCGGGCGCGCCAGGCGGTAGCCGACTGGCGGCGTATCGAAGCGCCTGGAGACCCCTCGCGCTTTCTGCTGCGGGTACCCCAGAAACGCTCGGCCGAGCTCGCAGTGCAGGCCGCCGAGGCGGCATTGCTCGAAGCGGAACGGAATCTCTCCCGCACCGCGATCCGAGCCCCGTTCGACGCCGCGGTGGTGCGCCGATTGGCGCCGTTGGGCAGCTACGTACAGCCGGGGACCGAACTGATCGAGCTCGACAGCTCGGATAGCGCAGAATTGCGTTTGCCTCTCACGCCCGCCGACTGGGCACTCCTGCCGCCGGCGGCGGAGCTGATCGGGCAGCGTTGGCCCGTGGACCTCACAACGGGCGGACGACAGCCGAGCCGTTGGCGGGGTCAGGTGAGTCGCATCGAGCGCCACGTGGTCACCGAAACCCGCCAGCGGGCCCTCGTGGTCACGGTTTCCAATCCGCTCGAGCAGGATCCTCCCCTCTACCCGGGCACGTTCGTGCGGGCCTTCCTTCTGGGGCGAGAGCTTCCCGGGGTTCTCGACCTGCCTGCCCATGTGGTCACCGACCAAAACGAACTCTGGTTCGTGGATACCGCAGGGCTACTGGCCAAGGCGGCGGTCGATCCCCAACCGGCAGCGGATGGGCGCATCCTGGTGCCGGCGCCCGAGGCGATGGAAAAAGACACCCTCGACGTGGTTGCCCACCCGATGGCGTCCTACCTGCCGGGTCTGCCGGTGACGAAAGAGATCGCCAATGTCGCACCGTGA
- a CDS encoding RluA family pseudouridine synthase, giving the protein MTSNERRWRVPEGAAGDRLDRHAAAELDESRNRVQRWISEGRLTLDARTVRPSHPLQGGEVLHLTRPQPVDSRVRPEAGDLALLFEDEHLVVLDKPAGQIVHPGAGHASGTLANLLLDRYPEMAGVGGEGRPGIVHRLDRDTSGVMVVAKTQAAYRGLTDDFAGRRVDKHYLAVVYGDPGPKGEISAPIRRHRTRRKEMAVGPGGRPARTLYRTLSTAEGVSLLKIRLETGRTHQIRVHFKYAGHPLVGDPVYGENRWRGLSRPRRRHLATFPRPALHARTLAFSHPVTDARQVYTAPLPDDFIKLWEGWTGGPMPDDAAS; this is encoded by the coding sequence GTGACCAGTAACGAGCGGCGCTGGAGGGTGCCGGAAGGCGCCGCCGGCGATCGCCTGGACCGCCACGCGGCGGCCGAACTCGACGAAAGCCGCAACCGCGTCCAGCGCTGGATCTCCGAAGGGCGCCTGACCCTCGACGCCCGAACGGTCCGACCCTCTCATCCTCTGCAGGGCGGCGAGGTGCTGCACCTGACCAGGCCGCAGCCGGTGGATTCGCGGGTGCGGCCGGAAGCCGGCGATCTCGCCCTGCTGTTCGAAGACGAGCACCTGGTGGTGCTCGACAAACCCGCCGGCCAAATCGTGCATCCGGGAGCCGGTCATGCCTCCGGCACCCTCGCCAACCTGCTGCTCGATCGGTATCCGGAGATGGCCGGGGTCGGCGGCGAGGGCCGGCCCGGCATCGTGCATCGGCTGGATCGCGACACCAGCGGCGTGATGGTGGTGGCCAAGACCCAGGCGGCCTATCGCGGGCTGACGGACGATTTCGCTGGCCGACGGGTGGACAAGCACTACTTGGCGGTGGTCTACGGCGATCCCGGGCCAAAAGGCGAGATCTCCGCCCCGATCCGCCGGCACCGGACAAGGCGCAAGGAGATGGCCGTCGGCCCGGGCGGCCGGCCGGCCCGCACCCTCTACCGCACCTTGTCGACGGCGGAAGGGGTGTCGCTGCTCAAGATTCGGTTGGAAACCGGCCGCACCCACCAGATTCGCGTGCACTTCAAGTACGCGGGCCATCCGCTGGTCGGCGACCCGGTCTACGGGGAGAACCGCTGGCGCGGTCTCAGCCGCCCCCGACGGCGCCACCTCGCCACCTTCCCGCGACCGGCACTCCACGCCCGAACCCTCGCCTTTTCGCACCCGGTCACGGACGCTCGGCAGGTGTACACGGCTCCCCTACCGGACGACTTCATCAAGCTATGGGAAGGCTGGACCGGCGGCCCAATGCCGGACGATGCTGCGAGCTAG